A region from the Prevotella melaninogenica genome encodes:
- a CDS encoding alpha-L-fucosidase, translating into MKKTLLLILTLLTSYVGMAQETYQPTAENLKAREQFQDDKFGIFLHWGLYSMMGTTEWIMTNRDINYKEYPKLAKTFYPSEFDADAWIKAIKAAGAKYITITTRHHDGFSLFKTATSTYNSVDGSPFKRDIIKELADACKRHDIKLHLYYSHLDWGREDYPVGRTGTGTGRPKEKANWPSYYKFMNTQLTELLTNYGKVGAIWFDGWWDHDSDAKPFDWQLEEQYALIHKLQPQCLIANNHHHTPFAGEDIQIFERDLPGENKAGLSGQSISRLPLESCQTINEHWGYNITDTLYKSPKELIQMLVRAAGKNANLLLNIGPEPGGALPALALDRLQAIGEWLNKYGETIYSTRGGIVTPHEWGVSTQRGNKLYIHILNCMDSSLFIPTGNHKIKSATVFGTNKRVNFTKTGNGITLNFDTVPTDIDYIVELTL; encoded by the coding sequence ATGAAGAAGACTCTACTTTTGATCCTAACACTGCTGACAAGTTATGTCGGTATGGCACAAGAGACTTACCAGCCAACGGCAGAGAATCTCAAAGCACGCGAACAGTTTCAAGACGATAAGTTCGGTATCTTCCTACATTGGGGACTCTACTCAATGATGGGTACAACCGAATGGATTATGACCAACAGGGATATCAACTACAAGGAATACCCTAAGTTAGCTAAAACCTTCTATCCTTCAGAGTTCGATGCTGATGCGTGGATTAAGGCTATCAAGGCTGCTGGTGCAAAGTATATCACGATTACCACTCGCCACCATGATGGGTTCTCCCTCTTTAAGACTGCTACCAGTACTTATAACTCTGTTGACGGTTCACCTTTCAAGCGTGATATTATCAAAGAATTGGCTGATGCCTGCAAACGACACGACATAAAGCTGCACCTTTATTATTCACACCTCGACTGGGGACGTGAGGACTATCCTGTGGGTAGAACGGGAACTGGAACGGGTCGACCAAAAGAGAAGGCTAACTGGCCAAGCTATTACAAGTTTATGAACACGCAGTTGACAGAATTGCTCACAAACTATGGAAAGGTGGGTGCAATCTGGTTTGATGGTTGGTGGGATCATGACAGTGATGCCAAGCCTTTCGATTGGCAGTTGGAGGAGCAGTATGCTTTGATTCATAAGCTACAGCCACAATGCCTCATTGCTAACAATCATCACCATACTCCTTTCGCTGGTGAGGATATTCAGATCTTTGAACGTGACCTACCGGGTGAGAACAAGGCTGGACTGTCTGGACAGAGCATCAGCCGGCTGCCATTGGAGTCATGCCAGACTATCAACGAGCATTGGGGGTACAACATCACTGACACCCTCTACAAATCACCAAAGGAGCTGATTCAGATGCTTGTTCGTGCTGCTGGTAAGAATGCCAACCTCCTGCTCAACATCGGTCCAGAACCAGGTGGTGCTCTCCCTGCTCTTGCCCTCGACCGCCTTCAGGCTATCGGTGAATGGCTGAACAAATATGGTGAAACCATCTATAGCACTCGTGGCGGCATCGTTACTCCACACGAATGGGGAGTAAGTACACAGCGTGGCAACAAACTCTACATCCACATCCTAAACTGTATGGACTCCAGTCTCTTCATCCCTACTGGTAACCACAAAATCAAGTCCGCCACCGTCTTTGGCACCAACAAGCGTGTCAACTTCACAAAGACAGGCAACGGCATCACCCTCAACTTCGACACCGTCCCCACTGACATTGATTATATCGTTGAGTTGACGTTGTAA
- a CDS encoding AAA family ATPase encodes MRTRCEQVFILTHSLYFFYEMTEMNREKRHASQTLIRLYKDRQGSHIKSMSYEEIQSDYQAYWSIIKNRDSAPALIANCMRNIIEYFLISLRREI; translated from the coding sequence ATTAGAACCCGTTGCGAACAGGTGTTTATATTAACACATAGCCTTTACTTCTTCTATGAAATGACGGAAATGAATAGAGAGAAGAGACATGCTTCCCAAACTTTAATAAGGTTATATAAAGATCGTCAAGGAAGCCATATAAAATCGATGAGCTACGAAGAAATTCAAAGTGACTATCAGGCATATTGGTCTATCATCAAGAATAGAGATTCTGCACCTGCTCTTATTGCAAATTGCATGAGAAATATTATTGAGTATTTTTTAATTTCGTTGAGAAGAGAGATCTAA